A single window of Eucalyptus grandis isolate ANBG69807.140 chromosome 1, ASM1654582v1, whole genome shotgun sequence DNA harbors:
- the LOC104442680 gene encoding thioredoxin-like 1-1, chloroplastic isoform X2 — MAVVTGRTSLLCSDRRARGGGDGAPGFCGSGEGQRFARFQVRPGPPSSRSTKHLVLGSPSISWSRSGLHGGRIAAGRIEAVPKRGAALGFRVNSQQGVLRIGKAHKWWEKGVQPNMKEVKGAQDLVESLLNAGDKLVVVDFFSPGCGGCKALHPKICQFAETNPDVQFLQVNYEEHKSMCYSLGVHVLPFFRFYRGAHGRLCSFSCTNATIKKFKDALAKHTPARCSLEPTKGLEEKELLALAANKELSFNYTPKPVQPVPLPAEEVTVEPTPSLPGFPLPLPLGAPKSAQDMDEKSLVTSGR, encoded by the exons ATGGCCGTGGTTACCGGCAGAACGAGCTTGCTGTGTTCGGACCGTCGAGCCCGGGGCGGCGGAGACGGCGCGCCCGGGTTTTGCGGGAGCGGCGAGGGCCAGAGGTTCGCGAGGTTCCAGGTGAGGCCGGGTCCTCCGTCGTCGAGATCGACGAAGCATCTGGTGCTCGGATCGCCGTCGATCTCGTGGTCGAGGAGTGGTCTTCACGGCGGGAGGATCGCCGCGGGCCGAATCGAAGCCGTGCCCAAGAGAGGGGCTGCTCTGGGGTTCCGCGTCAATTCGCAGCAG GGTGTTCTTCGAATTGGGAAAGCTCACAAGTGGTGGGAGAAAGGGGTGCAGCCGAACATGAAGGAAGTGAAAGGCGCGCAAGATCTCGTGGAGTCGTTGCTGAATGCTGGGGACAAGCTGGTCGTCGTCGATTTCTTCTCGCCCGGTTGCGGCGGGTGCAAGGCTCTGCATCCCAAGATATGCCAGTTTGCCGAGACGAACCCGGACGTCCAGTTCCTCCAGGTGAACTACGAGGAGCACAAGTCCATGTGCTACAGCCTCGGTGTCCACGTCCTGCCCTTCTTCCGATTCTACCGAGGGGCTCACGGCCGGCTTTGCAGCTTCAGCTGCACCAACGCCACG ATCAAGAAGTTCAAAGATGCATTAGCCAAGCACACCCCAGCGCGGTGTAGCCTCGAGCCAACAAAAGGTCTGGAAGAGAAGGAGCTTCTTGCGCTCGCAGCCAACAAAGAGCTGTCCTTCAACTACACACCAAAACCAGTTCAACCTGTGCCGTTGCCTGCGGAAGAAGTTACCGTAGAACCAACACCGTCCCTTCCAggctttcctcttcctcttccattgGGCGCTCCCAAGTCTGCTCAAGACATGGATGAGAAATCTCTGGTCACGTCCGGGAGATGA
- the LOC108953862 gene encoding ricin B-like lectin R40G3 produces the protein MEFPYGHHTHGHHHKRDGDDGYEESRRNLPYPPPGATLPPYVYGQPPPPPPPSNVYHTSHSPPPSAYPSPYPPPPQMFPQGSTEYSAYPYPPHVAHGCGALASYFAYKLTYNVFCKANPNYSLAIKDSKLVLAPSDSSDPYQKWYKDEKFSTRVKDEEGSPCFSLVNKATGEAIKHSVGASHPVQLVPYNPEQLDASVLWTESKDLGDGYRAVRMVNNVHLNLDAFHGDQLSSGVHDGTTIVLWQWNNGDNQSWKITTH, from the exons ATGGAGTTCCCATATGGTCATCACACTCACGGACACCACCACAaacgcgacggcgacgacggctaCGAGGAGTCCCGAAGAAACCTGCCCTACCCGCCACCCGGAGCCACCCTCCCGCCCTACGTCTACGGCCagcctccccctcctcctccgccgtccAACGTGTACCACACCTCGCACTCGCCTCCCCCGTCCGCTTATCCCTCCCCCTACCCTCCGCCGCCTCAGATGTTTCCTCAAGGATCAACCGAGTATTCTGCTTACCCGTACCCGCCGCACGTGGCTCACGGCTGTGGAGCTCTTGCCTCTTATTTCGCCTACAAGCTCACTTACAACGTTTTCTGCAAGGCCAACCCCAATTATTCTCTCGCTATCAAGGACTCAAAACTCGTTCTTGCACCCTCCGACTCCAGTGATCCTTATCAA AAATGGTACAAGGATGAGAAGTTCAGCACCAGAGTCAAGGATGAAGAGGGTTCTCCCTGCTTTTCTCTGGTCAACAAGGCCACTGGTGAGGCCATCAAGCACTCTGTTGGAGCCTCTCACCCG GTGCAGCTGGTACCCTATAATCCAGAGCAGCTTGATGCATCTGTTCTGTGGACGGAGAGCAAGGACCTTGGCGATGGTTACAGAGCCGTAAGGATGGTTAACAATGTTCACCTGAATTTGGATGCTTTTCATGGTGACCAATTATCCAGCGGCGTTCATGATGGCACAACTATTGTGCTCTGGCAGTGGAACAACGGAGATAATCAGAGTTGGAAGATCACCACGCATT AA
- the LOC104442648 gene encoding U11/U12 small nuclear ribonucleoprotein 65 kDa protein isoform X2 has protein sequence MDGIPSSQASFNVFSYPHNLRHGQGLPSNSLPVDSPVTLLIRHLPEAIPQETLSRLLSHYGASTVRPCTSERLKNCAFVDFKSEALAYQAQCQLNGLRFLGRVLKVERASNETKDNKIQGKGTPSANDIIPPSTVTKEAGLPGDRNENPNCGFATASEPIAPKLGVDYPFPPHLEYAYPPPDGNILTNIVNALIAVPRFYTQVLHLMNKMNIPAPFRMALPTPPLPPSAAVPPPPPPPPITAKPLVADLSSEESEFESSEEEVDDKAQSLGFSRVKSSKKRARREAIVGPAIDKDVAHESVGLKPATLVPKEIPLIKKKNPVLQIKIIPKPKVSAVDEHKDDSTANDIEEPDQEKLEKKQFATPEELERGRLPPEEILSLPMFKNYTPGNPAPVLYIKNLAKDVIVDDFHFIFGSLFGSADDAKSTLNVKLMQEGRMRGQAFVTFPSIELHNVLWYNVVNGYVFKGKPMIIQFGRNPSASKTN, from the exons ATGGATGGCATTCCTTCTTCTCAGGCATCCTTCAATGTTTTTTCTTATCCCCATAATCTTCGACATGGGCAAGGATTACCATCAAATTCATTGCCAGTCGACTCACCTGTTACGCTTTTGATTCGTCACCTTCCTGAAGCCATTCCCCAAGAGACGCTCTCTAGACTTCTCTCACATTACGGTGCTTCTACTGTTCGTCCCTGCACTTCAGAGAG ATTGAAGAATTGTGCATTTGTGGATTTCAAAAGTGAAGCTCTTGCTTATCAAGCACAGTGCCAGTTGAATGG GCTAAGGTTTCTTGGTAGAGTTTTGAAAGTGGAAAGAGCCAGTAATGAAACCAAAGATAACAAGATTCAAGGGAAAGGCACCCCATCTGCAAATGACATAATTCCGCCTTCCACTGTGACAAAGGAGGCTGGACTGCCTGGGGATCGTAATGAAAATCCAAATTGTGGTTTTGCTACTGCTAGTGAGCCCATTGCTCCAAAACTTGGTGTAGACTACCCCTTCCCTCCTCATCTTGA GTATGCCTACCCCCCTCCTGATGGAAATATCCTCACCAATATTGTGAATGCTCTTATTGCCGTACCTCGATTTTATACACAG GTGTTGCACTTAATGAACAAAATGAACATTCCAGCGCCATTTCGTATGGCATTACCCACTCCACCCTTACCACCATCAGCAGCTGtaccacctccacctcctccacctcctaTAACTGCAAAGCCCTTGGTGGCAGACCTATCCAGTGAAGAGTCCGAGTTTGAGTCCTCAGAAGAG GAGGTTGATGACAAAGCCCAATCTCTTGGATTTTCAAGAGTAAAATCTAGTAAGAAGCGTGCCAGAAGAGAAGCTATTGTAGGTCCTGCAATAGATAAAGATGTGGCTCATGAGTCCGTGGGTCTGAAACCTGCCACCTTGGTCCCAAAAGAAATCCCATTGATTAAGAAGAAGAACCCTGTCTTGCAG ataaaaattattccaaaaccaAAAGTTTCAGCAGTTGATGAACACAAAGATGACAGCACGGCAAATGATATAGAAGAGCCAGATCAAGAGAAGTTGGAGAAGAAACAATTTGCAACTCCAGAAGAACTGGAGAGGGGAAGGTTGCCTCCTGAAGAAATACTCTCTCTTCCAATGTTTAAG AACTATACTCCTGGAAATCCTGCACCAGTCTTGTACATAAAGAATTTGGCCAAAGATGTTATTGTGGATGACTTTCACTTTATATTTG GTTCTTTGTTTGGAAGTGCGGATGATGCTAAATCCACTCTGAATGTAAAGCTAATGCAG gaagGAAGAATGAGGGGCCAAGCTTTTGTGACCTTTCCATCCATCGAATTGCACAACGTGCTTTGGTAT AATGTAGTGAATGGATATGTATTCAAAGGCAAGCCGATGATTATCCAGTTTGGCCGAAACCCTTCTGCATCTAAAACTAATTAG
- the LOC104442680 gene encoding thioredoxin-like 1-1, chloroplastic isoform X1 encodes MAVVTGRTSLLCSDRRARGGGDGAPGFCGSGEGQRFARFQVRPGPPSSRSTKHLVLGSPSISWSRSGLHGGRIAAGRIEAVPKRGAALGFRVNSQQVRAELKGVLRIGKAHKWWEKGVQPNMKEVKGAQDLVESLLNAGDKLVVVDFFSPGCGGCKALHPKICQFAETNPDVQFLQVNYEEHKSMCYSLGVHVLPFFRFYRGAHGRLCSFSCTNATIKKFKDALAKHTPARCSLEPTKGLEEKELLALAANKELSFNYTPKPVQPVPLPAEEVTVEPTPSLPGFPLPLPLGAPKSAQDMDEKSLVTSGR; translated from the exons ATGGCCGTGGTTACCGGCAGAACGAGCTTGCTGTGTTCGGACCGTCGAGCCCGGGGCGGCGGAGACGGCGCGCCCGGGTTTTGCGGGAGCGGCGAGGGCCAGAGGTTCGCGAGGTTCCAGGTGAGGCCGGGTCCTCCGTCGTCGAGATCGACGAAGCATCTGGTGCTCGGATCGCCGTCGATCTCGTGGTCGAGGAGTGGTCTTCACGGCGGGAGGATCGCCGCGGGCCGAATCGAAGCCGTGCCCAAGAGAGGGGCTGCTCTGGGGTTCCGCGTCAATTCGCAGCAGGTGCGAGCGGAACTCAAA GGTGTTCTTCGAATTGGGAAAGCTCACAAGTGGTGGGAGAAAGGGGTGCAGCCGAACATGAAGGAAGTGAAAGGCGCGCAAGATCTCGTGGAGTCGTTGCTGAATGCTGGGGACAAGCTGGTCGTCGTCGATTTCTTCTCGCCCGGTTGCGGCGGGTGCAAGGCTCTGCATCCCAAGATATGCCAGTTTGCCGAGACGAACCCGGACGTCCAGTTCCTCCAGGTGAACTACGAGGAGCACAAGTCCATGTGCTACAGCCTCGGTGTCCACGTCCTGCCCTTCTTCCGATTCTACCGAGGGGCTCACGGCCGGCTTTGCAGCTTCAGCTGCACCAACGCCACG ATCAAGAAGTTCAAAGATGCATTAGCCAAGCACACCCCAGCGCGGTGTAGCCTCGAGCCAACAAAAGGTCTGGAAGAGAAGGAGCTTCTTGCGCTCGCAGCCAACAAAGAGCTGTCCTTCAACTACACACCAAAACCAGTTCAACCTGTGCCGTTGCCTGCGGAAGAAGTTACCGTAGAACCAACACCGTCCCTTCCAggctttcctcttcctcttccattgGGCGCTCCCAAGTCTGCTCAAGACATGGATGAGAAATCTCTGGTCACGTCCGGGAGATGA
- the LOC104442639 gene encoding NAC domain-containing protein 92 → MEEEGMVVNQGREHQELMDLPPGFRFHPTDEEIITHYLTPKVLNSSFSASAVSEVDLNKCEPWDLPTKAKMGEKEWYFFCQKDRKYPTGTRTNRATESGYWKATGKDKEIYRGRGRLVGMKKTLVFYMGRAPKGEKTNWVMHEYRLEGKLAYYNLSRAAKDEWVVSRVFHKSTGVKKDPSPGLLTRINSYVDDFLDMSSPPPPLIDAPSSSRPSSSFTDGENELKGVINSGPRALDGNGSYFYFPADSTDNQNQVLLQEQGDRMNYCHVMNPSIDASHCPPQLSNHPPLFPSHGSTNPEEYLHQGPSDVGSSFGGTGFSCGSTDPALLRAIRANFGASNPQNNNQCKVEQFSSNHSMVSLSQDTGLSTDVNNEISSVPISKQEVGSCDAFEDLEGLSSVGPIQDFGFWDY, encoded by the exons atggaagaagaaggtATGGTGGTGAACCAAGGGAGGGAGCATCAGGAGCTGATGGACTTGCCTCCGGGCTTCAGATTCCACCCCACGGACGAGGAGATCATAACCCACTACCTCACTCCCAAGGTCCTGAACAGCTCCTTCTCCGCCAGTGCAGTCTCGGAAGTAGATCTCAACAAGTGCGAGCCCTGGGACTTGCCAA CGAAAGCCAAGATGGGCGAGAAAGAGTGGTACTTCTTTTGCCAGAAGGATAGGAAGTACCCGACAGGGACCAGGACCAATAGAGCCACGGAGTCTGGGTATTGGAAGGCCACAGGCAAAGATAAGGAGATTTACAGAGGGAGAGGCAGGCTCGTGGGAATGAAGAAAACCCTTGTTTTCTACATGGGTCGAGCCCCCAAGGGAGAGAAGACTAACTGGGTCATGCATGAGTACAGATTGGAGGGCAAATTGGCTTACTACAATCTCTCCAGGGCCGCCAAG GATGAATGGGTGGTGAGTAGGGTTTTCCACAAGAGCACGGGCGTCAAGAAAGATCCGTCTCCAGGCCTGCTCACAAGAATCAATTCTTATGTCGATGACTTTCTGGATATGTCTTCACCCCCGCCGCCTCTCATAGACGCCCCTTCTTCAAGCAGACCGAGCTCGAGCTTCACCGATGGGGAAAATGAACTGAAGGGCGTGATCAATTCAGGCCCAAGAGCGCTGGATGGGAACGGCAGTTACTTTTATTTTCCGGCAGATTCGACTGATAACCAGAACCAAGTACTACTCCAGGAGCAAGGAGATCGCATGAATTATTGTCATGTGATGAACCCAAGTATTGATGCCAGTCATTGCCCTCCACAATTATCGAATCAtcctcctctctttccctctcacgGGTCTACAAATCCTGAGGAGTACTTGCACCAAGGACCAAGCGACGTGGGATCAAGCTTTGGTGGCACGGGTTTCAGCTGTGGGAGCACCGATCCTGCTCTTCTAAGAGCAATAAGGGCAAATTTTGGGGCATCGAACCCCCAAAATAACAATCAGTGCAAAGTGGAGCAGTTTTCATCCAATCATTCTATGGTTAGTCTATCTCAAGACACCGGGCTCAGCACGGATGTTAACAATGAGATATCTTCTGTACCGATCTCCAAGCAAGAAGTGGGCAGCTGTGACGCATTTGAAGACCTCGAGGGTTTATCATCAGTAGGCCCGATTCAAGATTTCGGTTTTTGGGACTACTGA
- the LOC104442648 gene encoding U11/U12 small nuclear ribonucleoprotein 65 kDa protein isoform X1, translating to MDGIPSSQASFNVFSYPHNLRHGQGLPSNSLPVDSPVTLLIRHLPEAIPQETLSRLLSHYGASTVRPCTSERLKNCAFVDFKSEALAYQAQCQLNGLRFLGRVLKVERASNETKDNKIQGKGTPSANDIIPPSTVTKEAGLPGDRNENPNCGFATASEPIAPKLGVDYPFPPHLEYAYPPPDGNILTNIVNALIAVPRFYTQVLHLMNKMNIPAPFRMALPTPPLPPSAAVPPPPPPPPITAKPLVADLSSEESEFESSEEEVDDKAQSLGFSRVKSSKKRARREAIVGPAIDKDVAHESVGLKPATLVPKEIPLIKKKNPVLQIKIIPKPKVSAVDEHKDDSTANDIEEPDQEKLEKKQFATPEELERGRLPPEEILSLPMFKNYTPGNPAPVLYIKNLAKDVIVDDFHFIFGSLFGSADDAKSTLNVKLMQEGRMRGQAFVTFPSIELHNVL from the exons ATGGATGGCATTCCTTCTTCTCAGGCATCCTTCAATGTTTTTTCTTATCCCCATAATCTTCGACATGGGCAAGGATTACCATCAAATTCATTGCCAGTCGACTCACCTGTTACGCTTTTGATTCGTCACCTTCCTGAAGCCATTCCCCAAGAGACGCTCTCTAGACTTCTCTCACATTACGGTGCTTCTACTGTTCGTCCCTGCACTTCAGAGAG ATTGAAGAATTGTGCATTTGTGGATTTCAAAAGTGAAGCTCTTGCTTATCAAGCACAGTGCCAGTTGAATGG GCTAAGGTTTCTTGGTAGAGTTTTGAAAGTGGAAAGAGCCAGTAATGAAACCAAAGATAACAAGATTCAAGGGAAAGGCACCCCATCTGCAAATGACATAATTCCGCCTTCCACTGTGACAAAGGAGGCTGGACTGCCTGGGGATCGTAATGAAAATCCAAATTGTGGTTTTGCTACTGCTAGTGAGCCCATTGCTCCAAAACTTGGTGTAGACTACCCCTTCCCTCCTCATCTTGA GTATGCCTACCCCCCTCCTGATGGAAATATCCTCACCAATATTGTGAATGCTCTTATTGCCGTACCTCGATTTTATACACAG GTGTTGCACTTAATGAACAAAATGAACATTCCAGCGCCATTTCGTATGGCATTACCCACTCCACCCTTACCACCATCAGCAGCTGtaccacctccacctcctccacctcctaTAACTGCAAAGCCCTTGGTGGCAGACCTATCCAGTGAAGAGTCCGAGTTTGAGTCCTCAGAAGAG GAGGTTGATGACAAAGCCCAATCTCTTGGATTTTCAAGAGTAAAATCTAGTAAGAAGCGTGCCAGAAGAGAAGCTATTGTAGGTCCTGCAATAGATAAAGATGTGGCTCATGAGTCCGTGGGTCTGAAACCTGCCACCTTGGTCCCAAAAGAAATCCCATTGATTAAGAAGAAGAACCCTGTCTTGCAG ataaaaattattccaaaaccaAAAGTTTCAGCAGTTGATGAACACAAAGATGACAGCACGGCAAATGATATAGAAGAGCCAGATCAAGAGAAGTTGGAGAAGAAACAATTTGCAACTCCAGAAGAACTGGAGAGGGGAAGGTTGCCTCCTGAAGAAATACTCTCTCTTCCAATGTTTAAG AACTATACTCCTGGAAATCCTGCACCAGTCTTGTACATAAAGAATTTGGCCAAAGATGTTATTGTGGATGACTTTCACTTTATATTTG GTTCTTTGTTTGGAAGTGCGGATGATGCTAAATCCACTCTGAATGTAAAGCTAATGCAG gaagGAAGAATGAGGGGCCAAGCTTTTGTGACCTTTCCATCCATCGAATTGCACAACGTGCTTTG